The genomic segment CCCCCATCAGGCAAACAACCCATGCAGATACCACATCACCGGCACCCGCCGCTCGCGGTAGATCCACAGCACCGAGCCACCCGGGTTCCGCGCGACGAAGTAATCGCGCTCGACATCGTCGCCATCCCACCAGCCCGTCTCGATGCGCTCCGGCCCGTCCAGCAGGTCGAGCCGCCCCTGGCACAGCGGCCGGCGTTGCTCATCGAGCGGCAACACACCCGGCTGCACCAGCAGCCACAACGGCCGTGGCGGCGCGTCGACGGGCTCGTGCGCGGGCGTGCCACCGGGCGCCGCGCGCTGCCAGGCGCGCTCCGGGCGATGCTCGGCCACCAGCGCCAGACCATGTACCGCCTCCCGCCCGAGCCGCGCGCGCAGCCGCTCCAGCAGGCGCTCGGGCGGTTCGGTGCCGGCATCGGTCAGCAGGTCCGTCACCGGCGGGTGGTAGGCCACCGGCGCCCGGGTGCGGACACCGACGGCCACCACGGGGCCCTGCAGGGCCGTCCGTTCAAGCCGCTCGCGTGCCAGCGCCTGCATGTGCCGGGCCTCGCGCGCGGGCGTCGCCAGGCCCACCTCGACCCCGAGCGCCTCGCCGCGCCGGGGGTGGAGTTCGATGCGGAAATCCTGGATCCCCGCATCCCGGGCGCGCAGCCAAGCCTCCAGTTCCGACAGCAGCCGCTCGACCGCCAGAACCGGCAGGTCCAGCGAGGCCGTCTCCTCCGGCAGGGTGACGACGCCTTCGAAACGCCCCGGCGGCTGGAAACGTGGCGGCGACTCGTCGCGCTGACCGCGCAGCCGGTCCAGGTAATCGAGGAAATCCCGCCCGAGACGGCGCGCGACGCCCTCGCGCGGCAGCGCGAAACACCCGGCCAGCGTACTCACGCCCCAGCCTTCCAGGCGCTCACTCGCGCGCCGGTCGACCCCTGATCCACGGCACGGCAAAGATCCCAGTGCATCCGCCAGCGCGTCACGGCGCTCGATGCGGCCGCCACCGCGGTGGGCCAGCAGGCACGCGGCAGCCGGGGTCGGGGCGATGCCCTGCCAGGCCTCACGGCCCAGGGTCCCGAGCAGCGCGCTCACCTCCGCGAGCAGCGCATCCAGCCCGCCGAACAGCCGCCGGCTGCCGCCGATCTCCAGCAGCACGTCCGTCGGCGGCTGCAGCGAGACGTAATCGGTAAAGTAAAAACAGGCGGCGCCGAGCCGCTCCAGCGCCGCCCGCTCCGCGGCCGGATCCCGCTTC from the Halofilum ochraceum genome contains:
- a CDS encoding Y-family DNA polymerase → IGVSIAVSHVHRDEGWYLPLYARPCRMEPYPVLPSRSSRFFRHGMDALDDAWTNMLWLDLYCPRLALEIALSATRTEPVAVVEAAGAHEVLVTCNDVALRAGVRPGMGTDAARVRAPGLRTLKRDPAAERAALERLGAACFYFTDYVSLQPPTDVLLEIGGSRRLFGGLDALLAEVSALLGTLGREAWQGIAPTPAAACLLAHRGGGRIERRDALADALGSLPCRGSGVDRRASERLEGWGVSTLAGCFALPREGVARRLGRDFLDYLDRLRGQRDESPPRFQPPGRFEGVVTLPEETASLDLPVLAVERLLSELEAWLRARDAGIQDFRIELHPRRGEALGVEVGLATPAREARHMQALARERLERTALQGPVVAVGVRTRAPVAYHPPVTDLLTDAGTEPPERLLERLRARLGREAVHGLALVAEHRPERAWQRAAPGGTPAHEPVDAPPRPLWLLVQPGVLPLDEQRRPLCQGRLDLLDGPERIETGWWDGDDVERDYFVARNPGGSVLWIYRERRVPVMWYLHGLFA